A region from the uncultured Draconibacterium sp. genome encodes:
- a CDS encoding DUF1330 domain-containing protein, whose protein sequence is MSVYFIAQININNNNIYQQYINSAGEVFSKYKGSYLAVDDSPVCLEGFWDEGRIVLIEFPSKKDFNDWYYSAEYQEILNYWFKGAICNTILITGK, encoded by the coding sequence ATGAGCGTATATTTTATCGCACAAATTAACATTAACAACAATAATATCTATCAGCAATACATTAACTCGGCTGGTGAGGTTTTTAGCAAATACAAAGGCAGCTATCTGGCCGTTGACGACTCGCCGGTTTGCCTTGAAGGCTTTTGGGATGAAGGGCGTATTGTTCTGATTGAGTTTCCGTCGAAGAAAGATTTTAATGACTGGTACTACTCGGCAGAATACCAGGAAATTTTAAACTATTGGTTTAAAGGGGCAATATGCAATACTATTTTAATTACTGGGAAATAA
- a CDS encoding UvrD-helicase domain-containing protein — MFDYLQNLNDAQREAVLRTEGPALVIAGAGSGKTRVLTYRIANLLKQGARPSSILSLTFTNKAAREMKERIASVVGENTARYLWMGTFHSIFARILRTEHETIGYPSNFTIYDSADSKSLIKTIIKSFQLDDKIYKPGVVAGRISMAKNNLITPNVYANSSEIRTADKSMRMPQIANIYKEYAKRCFLSGAMDFDDLLLKTNLLFRDHPEVLQKYQERFGYVMVDEYQDTNYSQYLIVKKLAAAHKNICVVGDDAQSIYSFRGARIENILNFKSDYPEHKVFKLEQNYRSTQTIVNAANSIIAKNKRQIPKKVFSENATGKPIKLISALTDNEEGFLVAQEIAQLQLRDHYKFEDFAILYRTNAQSRIFEESLRKRNIPYKIYGGLSFYQRKEIKDLLSYFRMTINPADNEALKRIINYPARGIGATTLSKLETAAINNETSIWKIVSDLPTVNHAGLNKGTTGKILNFVGLIKKFRQFADENDAFDTAKTIAEQTGILKELYTDKSPEGLSRHENIQELLNGIQEFSINAKETGEPEKLENYLEDVALLTDQDSEKEEDKNKVTLMTVHSSKGLEFKNVFVVGLEENLFPSNQNGDNKPETLEEERRLFYVALTRAEENAWFSYANQRYRWGNLDFCTPSRFLEDIDQQFLDTSSADGFSSSPRQAQSTDQPERFHQKFSRRQPPSSFKTRESQNFFNKKLVSLKESSKTQNTFQGDDPGKIQVGMRVEHQRFGEGKVTNIEGVAPNIKATVIFKSGTQKQLLLKFAKLKIKT; from the coding sequence GTGTTTGATTATCTTCAGAATTTAAATGATGCCCAAAGAGAGGCTGTTCTTCGCACGGAAGGGCCTGCCCTGGTAATAGCCGGTGCAGGATCGGGAAAAACGCGTGTGTTAACTTATCGTATTGCCAACTTACTGAAACAAGGCGCGCGGCCATCAAGTATTTTGTCGCTTACCTTTACCAACAAAGCCGCCCGCGAGATGAAAGAGCGGATCGCAAGTGTGGTTGGCGAAAATACGGCACGCTACCTATGGATGGGCACTTTTCACAGTATCTTTGCCCGAATTTTACGAACCGAACACGAAACCATTGGCTACCCGTCGAACTTTACGATTTACGATAGTGCCGATAGTAAAAGCCTGATCAAAACCATCATAAAAAGTTTTCAGCTCGACGATAAAATTTATAAACCCGGTGTAGTGGCCGGACGGATATCGATGGCGAAAAACAACCTTATTACGCCCAATGTGTACGCCAACTCGTCTGAAATTAGAACCGCAGACAAAAGCATGCGCATGCCTCAAATTGCCAATATTTATAAAGAATACGCTAAACGATGTTTTCTTTCGGGCGCGATGGATTTTGACGACCTGCTGCTAAAAACAAACCTGCTTTTTCGCGATCACCCCGAAGTATTGCAAAAATACCAGGAACGTTTTGGCTATGTTATGGTTGACGAGTACCAGGATACCAATTACTCGCAATACCTGATTGTAAAAAAGCTGGCTGCAGCACATAAAAATATTTGTGTGGTTGGCGACGATGCCCAAAGTATTTATTCATTCCGTGGTGCAAGAATTGAAAATATCCTGAATTTTAAATCAGATTACCCCGAGCATAAAGTTTTTAAGCTGGAACAAAACTACCGCTCTACACAAACCATTGTTAATGCAGCAAACAGTATTATTGCCAAAAACAAACGGCAAATTCCCAAAAAAGTATTTTCGGAAAATGCTACCGGGAAACCCATAAAATTAATTTCGGCATTAACCGACAACGAAGAAGGTTTTTTAGTGGCACAGGAAATTGCCCAGCTCCAACTGCGCGACCATTACAAATTTGAAGACTTCGCCATTTTATATCGCACCAATGCACAATCGAGAATCTTTGAAGAATCATTGCGGAAAAGAAATATTCCTTACAAGATTTATGGCGGCTTAAGCTTTTATCAACGAAAAGAAATTAAAGACCTGCTCTCTTATTTCAGGATGACCATCAATCCTGCAGATAATGAAGCCTTAAAACGCATCATTAATTACCCTGCGCGCGGAATTGGTGCGACAACTCTTTCCAAACTCGAAACTGCCGCCATAAACAACGAAACTTCCATATGGAAAATAGTTTCTGATCTGCCAACTGTTAACCATGCCGGACTAAACAAAGGTACTACCGGAAAAATATTGAACTTTGTAGGCTTAATTAAAAAGTTCCGTCAATTTGCCGATGAAAACGATGCCTTTGACACGGCAAAAACCATTGCCGAACAAACCGGCATTTTAAAAGAACTGTACACCGACAAATCACCCGAGGGCCTGAGCCGTCACGAAAATATTCAGGAATTACTGAACGGAATCCAGGAATTTAGCATTAATGCCAAAGAAACCGGCGAACCAGAAAAACTGGAAAACTACCTTGAGGATGTTGCTTTGCTTACCGACCAGGATAGCGAAAAAGAGGAAGACAAAAACAAGGTGACATTAATGACCGTGCACTCGTCAAAAGGCCTCGAATTCAAAAATGTGTTTGTTGTTGGTCTGGAAGAAAATCTTTTCCCATCGAACCAAAATGGCGACAACAAACCTGAAACGCTGGAAGAAGAGCGCCGACTGTTTTATGTGGCCCTAACCCGCGCTGAAGAAAATGCCTGGTTTTCGTATGCCAACCAGCGCTATCGATGGGGAAATCTTGATTTTTGTACACCAAGCCGTTTTCTTGAAGACATTGATCAGCAGTTTCTTGACACCAGCAGTGCTGATGGTTTTTCTTCATCACCCCGGCAAGCGCAAAGCACCGATCAGCCCGAACGTTTTCATCAAAAATTCAGCCGTCGCCAACCCCCATCGTCATTTAAAACACGCGAGTCGCAAAACTTTTTTAATAAAAAACTCGTTTCGCTTAAAGAAAGCAGCAAAACGCAAAACACGTTCCAGGGAGACGACCCCGGAAAAATACAAGTGGGAATGCGTGTTGAGCACCAGCGTTTTGGAGAAGGAAAAGTAACAAATATTGAAGGCGTGGCACCCAACATTAAAGCAACAGTAATTTTTAAATCGGGAACTCAAAAACAGCTTTTGCTGAAGTTTGCCAAGCTAAAAATTAAAACATAA
- a CDS encoding gliding motility-associated C-terminal domain-containing protein, with the protein MKHILIIGFIVVLSAFSLQAQITSPEANANDVTQYPVFPETDEIFIFCSNDSTQQNATLTASTELQGTKTYLWEKYDEIQASFLLYFQESTEANTSQIVGLADGCYRISISQGDNTVTERAWVFNNWMYAGGEVVKSTCEYFRMAGEMNSAVLTYFDLSSGAPVDLAKNVQVEWLKDDSRVASVLNPTIYDPPTENTNYTLRVYDKYDCEARATVLYESVVTKADFTAEPMSGEAPLTVTFTNNSENGTAGYYEWHFYRDLNEIKRDSENSTEPVDSIMLVAYDDAPVYTYENSGSYMVKLISKHLSDSLVCADTMYMEDYIDVDTSFIDVPNVFSPNGDGTNDEFVVKFWSMQSLEISIYNRWGKRVHYWESGDVRGFEGTWTETVWDGRVLGGRYASPGVYYYDVVGRGRDGEKRKKHGFVHLFRNK; encoded by the coding sequence ATGAAGCACATTCTTATTATTGGTTTTATAGTGGTTTTGTCAGCTTTCTCGCTTCAGGCACAAATTACATCTCCCGAAGCCAATGCCAACGATGTAACCCAATACCCGGTTTTTCCGGAAACGGATGAAATTTTTATTTTTTGCAGCAACGATTCAACGCAGCAAAATGCTACGCTAACAGCAAGTACAGAATTGCAGGGGACTAAAACCTATTTGTGGGAAAAATATGATGAAATACAGGCTTCATTCCTTTTGTATTTTCAGGAAAGCACAGAGGCAAACACATCGCAAATAGTGGGTTTGGCTGATGGCTGTTACCGGATTTCGATTAGCCAGGGAGACAATACCGTTACCGAGCGTGCATGGGTGTTTAATAACTGGATGTATGCCGGTGGAGAAGTGGTAAAATCAACCTGCGAATATTTTAGAATGGCCGGCGAAATGAATTCAGCGGTGTTAACTTATTTTGATTTAAGTAGTGGAGCCCCGGTTGATTTAGCTAAAAATGTGCAGGTGGAGTGGCTTAAAGACGACAGCCGTGTTGCCTCGGTTTTAAATCCAACAATATACGATCCGCCAACCGAAAATACCAATTATACCCTACGCGTTTACGATAAATACGACTGCGAGGCCCGGGCGACGGTGTTGTATGAGTCGGTAGTAACAAAAGCCGATTTTACTGCCGAACCTATGAGTGGAGAAGCGCCGCTTACGGTTACCTTTACCAATAATTCTGAAAACGGAACAGCCGGCTATTACGAATGGCATTTTTACCGTGATTTAAATGAGATTAAACGAGACTCGGAAAACTCAACGGAGCCGGTTGATAGTATAATGTTGGTAGCGTATGATGATGCACCTGTGTACACTTACGAAAATTCCGGTTCGTACATGGTGAAATTAATTTCGAAACATCTTTCAGACTCGCTGGTGTGTGCAGATACGATGTACATGGAAGATTATATTGATGTAGATACATCGTTTATTGATGTGCCTAACGTGTTTTCGCCAAATGGAGACGGAACCAATGACGAGTTTGTGGTGAAATTCTGGTCGATGCAAAGCCTGGAAATAAGTATATATAACCGCTGGGGAAAACGTGTGCATTATTGGGAAAGTGGCGATGTTAGAGGCTTTGAGGGAACCTGGACGGAGACCGTTTGGGACGGCCGTGTGTTAGGTGGCCGTTATGCAAGCCCGGGCGTATATTACTACGATGTGGTTGGGCGTGGCCGTGATGGTGAAAAACGAAAGAAACACGGGTTTGTCCATCTTTTTCGAAATAAATAG
- a CDS encoding DUF4290 domain-containing protein produces MDYNTKRKKMALPEYGRNIQNMVDYLLTIEDRDKRNKSAQTVIDVMGNLFPHLRDVHEFKHKLWDHLAIMSDFKLDIDYPYDPPSPESLLERPNKVPYDQHRIKYKHYGRTMELLIQEADNFEGEEREIIIEQIANHMKKSYLSWNKDGVEDEFIFNDLIEMSEGKLKPAEGLQLADAKSLVGTKKKKTKKKK; encoded by the coding sequence ATGGATTATAATACCAAAAGAAAAAAGATGGCCCTTCCGGAATACGGAAGAAATATACAAAACATGGTCGATTACCTGTTAACTATTGAAGACCGCGACAAACGAAATAAATCGGCCCAAACGGTTATCGATGTTATGGGCAATCTTTTTCCTCACCTGCGTGATGTTCATGAGTTTAAACACAAACTTTGGGATCACCTCGCCATTATGTCTGATTTTAAACTCGATATCGACTACCCTTACGATCCGCCTTCGCCCGAGTCGTTGCTCGAACGTCCAAACAAGGTTCCTTACGATCAGCATCGTATAAAATACAAACACTATGGCCGTACAATGGAATTGCTGATTCAGGAAGCGGATAACTTTGAAGGAGAAGAGCGCGAGATTATTATTGAGCAAATTGCAAATCACATGAAAAAATCATACCTGTCGTGGAACAAAGACGGTGTGGAAGACGAATTCATTTTTAATGATCTGATAGAAATGTCGGAAGGAAAGCTAAAACCTGCAGAAGGATTGCAATTAGCCGATGCCAAGTCGCTTGTAGGCACAAAAAAGAAAAAAACAAAAAAGAAAAAATAG